In the genome of Sebastes umbrosus isolate fSebUmb1 chromosome 14, fSebUmb1.pri, whole genome shotgun sequence, one region contains:
- the LOC119501263 gene encoding lipopolysaccharide-induced tumor necrosis factor-alpha factor homolog gives MRARLEACQRLAEVRQVDVTDTICLTHISAYRLHRPPLYPQVDDQMDEMGYHRHIHIHTPFTPPPNSQQSASNTTTVYTSRGGGPGSGLKSTDGKKGVVSSDEALGRSPGTTTCTSCQQQVMTIVTYKVGRFAKLICLLLVILGLLMCLAPMVLLPIPFCVKKCKDVHHTCPHCDTILHVDKKQCCK, from the exons ATGAGGGCGAGGCTGGAGGCGTGTCAAAGGCTTgcagaggtgagacaggtggATGTCACAGATACAATCTGTCTTACACACATCTCTGCATACAGATTGCATCGCCCGCCTCTTTACCCCCAAG TTGATGATCAGATGGATGAGATGGGTTACCACAGACACATCCACATCCACACCCCATTCACCCCTCCCCCAAACTCACAGCAGAGCGCCTCTAATACCACGACAG tGTACACCAGCAGAGGAGGCGGCCCTGGTTCAGGTCTCAAATCTACAGATGGCAAAAAGGGTGTTGTGAGCAGCGACGAGGCGCTGGGGCGTTCTCCCGGCACGACGACATGCACGTCCTGCCAGCAGCAAGTCATGACCATCGTCACCTACAAAGTAGGGAGGTTCGCTAAGCTGATATGCTTACTCCTCGTCATCCTGGG gctGCTGATGTGCCTGGCTCCCATGGTCCTGCTTCCGATTCCTTTCTGCGTGAAAAAATGCAAGGATGTACACCACACGTGCCCCCACTGCGACACAATCCTGCACGTTGACAAGAAACAATGCTGTAAATGA
- the LOC119501741 gene encoding cell death-inducing p53-target protein 1 homolog — MGENVKDPPPYIIPVGGSDVKVYHTHTPFNHPDSQLNIASATPVYSSGAGTGLNTGLDTGEVKSRFVSYDGTLGRNPGQTTCTSCQEQVMTNVTYKAGTYAWLMCLLFICCGLILCCCLIPFFMNNFKDAYHTCPRCNRVLHVDKKQCCK, encoded by the exons atGGGTGAAAATGTAAAAGACCCTCCTCCCTACATCATACCAG TTGGTGGTTCGGATGTGAAGGTTTACCACACCCACACCCCGTTCAACCATCCAGACTCACAGCTGAACATCGCTAGTGCCACgccag TGTACAGCAGCGGAGCAGGCACTGGTCTCAACACTGGTCTCGACACTGGAGAAGTCAAAAGTAGGTTTGTGAGCTACGATGGGACACTGGGGCGTAATCCCGGACAGACGACCTGCACCTCCTGCCAGGAGCAGGTCATGACCAACGTCACCTACAAAGCAGGGACGTACGCCTGGCTGATGTGCTTGCTCTTCATCTGCTGCGG gttaATCCTGTGCTGCTGCCTGATTCCTTTCTTCATGAACAACTTCAAGGATGCGTACCACACGTGCCCCCGCTGCAACAGAGTGCTGCACGTTGACAAGAAACAATGCTGTAAATGA
- the LOC119501742 gene encoding lipopolysaccharide-induced tumor necrosis factor-alpha factor homolog has product MSGPESIPAGDPAVKVYNTHHQFSHTGAGLDSSVGAQVFTSGGGLDTAGGDGKSRFVSYDGSLGRNPGMTTCTSCQQQVMTNVTYKAGTYAWLMCLLFICCGLILCCCLIPFFLKNFKDAYHTCPRCNRVLHVDKKQCCK; this is encoded by the exons atGAGTGGACCTGAGTCAATACCAG CTGGTGATCCGGCTGTGAAGGTTTACAACACCCACCACCAGTTCAGCCATACAGGAGCAGGGCTGGACAGCTCTGTTGGCGCGCAAG TGTTCACCAGTGGAGGAGGTCTGGACACCGCTGGAGGAGATGGCAAAAGTAGGTTTGTGAGCTACGATGGGTCACTGGGGCGTAATCCCGGCATGACGACCTGCACCTCCTGCCAGCAGCAGGTCATGACCAACGTCACCTACAAAGCAGGGACGTACGCCTGGCTGATGTGCTTACTCTTCATCTGCTGCGG gttaATCCTGTGCTGCTGCCTGATTCCTTTCTTCTTGAAAAACTTCAAGGATGCGTACCACACGTGCCCCCGCTGCAACAGAGTGCTGCACGTTGACAAGAAACAATGCTGTAAATGA
- the slc2a6 gene encoding solute carrier family 2, facilitated glucose transporter member 6, whose protein sequence is MPSPAADMDEETPLLRRRPTSSESQINNSRLFLAVFSAVLGNFSFGYSLVYSSPVLPKLKSHDADPRLRMGTEEAAWFGSIYTLGAAAGGLGAMLLNDMIGRKMSIMMSTLPSTIGYMLMGGAVDLWMLYVGRFLTGVAGGMTAASIPVYISEISHKKVRGALGSCPQITAVFGALALYAMGLVVPWRWLAIAGEVPAVLMVVMLAFMPSSPRRLLALGREQQAEKALRSLRGKHYDTHIELSAIKHSINTQGKVTWSQLATPVFYRPIIISVVMRFLQQMTGITPILVYMEPIFSKSKVSLPPRYDAAMVGAVRLLSVIVAASLMDKAGRKALLYTSSLLMFLSTLTLTMISHTTPCPPGPAPHNITGSLDYSGHNAIGNTLDATQQATGLIPLIATMVFIFGYAMGWGPITWLLMSEVLPLVARGVASGLCVTVSWLTAFMLTHAFTHMVDRYGLYVPYLCFTVVCVLCLLFNAVCIPETRGRSLEEIENYFRTGRTFTIRRSHSTAQSS, encoded by the exons ATCAATAACTCCAGACTGTTCCTGGCTGTCTTCTCGGCCGTCCTGGGGAACTTCAGCTTCGGTTACTCCCTGGTGTACTCGTCCCCGGTCCTGCCAAAGCTCAAGAGCCACGATGCCGACCCTCGGCTCAGGATGGGCACGGAGGAGGCCGCCTGGTTCGGCTCCATCTACACGCTGGGTGCAGCGGCCGGAGGGCTGGGGGCCATGCTGCTCAACGACATGATTGGACGGAAGATGAGCATCATGATGTCAACATTGCCGTCGACTATTGG ATACATGCTGATGGGAGGGGCTGTCGACTTGTGGATGCTCTATGTGGGCCGTTTCCTCACAGGCGTTGCCGGAGGGATGACCGCAGCATCCATTCCC GTCTACATCTCAGAGATCTCGCACAAAAAAGTGAGAGGAGCTTTGGGCTCCTGCCCTCAGATCACTGCTGTGTTTGGGGCCCTGGCGCTCTACGCCATGG GTCTGGTGGTACCATGGCGGTGGCTGGCAATAGCGGGGGAGGTGCCAGCTGTGCTGATGGTTGTGATGCTGGCGTTCATGCCCAGCTCCCCCAGGAGGCTCCTCGCTCTGGGCAGAGAGCAGCAGGCTGAGAAGGCCCTCCGCTCGCTGAGGGGAAAACACTACGACACACACATCGAGCTCAGTGCCATAAAG CACAGCATTAACACACAGGGTAAAGTCACATGGTCACAGCTGGCCACACCTGTCTTCTACCGGCCAATCATCATCTCAGTGGTGATGCGTTTCCTGCAGCAGATGACGGGCATCACGCCCATCCTGGTCTACATGGAGCCCATATTTTCCAAAAGCAAAGTCTCCCTGCCGCCCAG GTATGATGCTGCCATGGTAGGCGCGGTCCGCCTCCTTTCTGTCATCGTGGCAGCCAGTTTGATGGACAAGGCGGGACGCAAAGCCCTGCTGTACACGTCGAGCCTGCTGATGTTCCTGTCCACTCTGACTCTGACCATGATCTCCCACACCACGCCGTGCCCTCCAGGCCCCGCCCCTCATAATATCACTGGGAGTTTGGACTACAGCGGCCACAACGCCATTGGAAACACTTTGGACGCCACCCAGCAGGCAACGGGCCTCATTCCTCTCATCGCCACCATGGTGTTTATATTTG GATACGCCATGGGATGGGGCCCAATCACGTGGTTGCTGATGTCAGAGGTGTTGCCACTGGTTGCCAGGGGCGTGGCCTCGGGACTGTGCGTGACTGTCAGCTGGTTGACGGCCTTCATGCTCACGCACGCCTTCACACACATGGTGGACAGGTACGGCCTGTACGTGCCCTACCTGTGTTTCacggttgtgtgtgtgctctgtctGCTGTTCAACGCGGTGTGCATCCCAGAGACTCGCGGCCGCTCCCTGGAAGAAATAGAGAACTATTTCAGGACAGGACGTACGTTCACCATCAGAAGGAGTCACTCGACTGCACAGTCAAGCTGA